From the genome of Nitrospirota bacterium, one region includes:
- a CDS encoding helix-turn-helix domain-containing protein translates to MHRGFLAMHAQTLKKWRERNHFSLEDLASVLGVRPEVLLEWENGKRRQPYSLGLVLEEIESKGRRWASEKLKDKVGFLDNLIAEVEDGSRP, encoded by the coding sequence ATGCACCGCGGTTTTCTGGCCATGCATGCTCAGACACTGAAGAAGTGGCGCGAGAGGAATCACTTCAGCCTGGAGGACCTGGCCTCCGTCCTCGGCGTCCGTCCCGAGGTTCTCCTGGAATGGGAGAACGGGAAAAGACGCCAGCCCTATTCCCTCGGCCTGGTGCTGGAGGAAATAGAGTCGAAAGGACGCCGGTGGGCTTCGGAGAAGCTGAAGGATAAAGTCGGCTTCCTTGACAACCTGATTGCGGAAGTGGAAGACGGCTCTCGCCCCTAG
- a CDS encoding ATP-binding protein, whose translation MKNYRFRVEQNYVIQKTISSVLKVALEPVPIEEQIERILDLVLGVPGLSPEPVGAIYLVGEEPDVLVLKASRTLPGSRHVFCEKVPFGKCLCGRAAAARTMVFADHVDNRHEIRCPEEFSHGHYCQPVVSGEEVLGLINLVVEEGHRRTKEEEEFLSAVADALAGIIGRHRSETDKRRILEQCAESEKLAALGRLTASVAHEIRNPLTAIGGFARRLDKRFEEGTAEKEYTGVIIFEVARLENILRNVLTFSGVAKPRVRKCDVRDISERALRTFEEICSEQSITIKRSYQELPQIDADGELLLEAVENLISNAIDAMPGGGTLTVAAGMKAAKERSYVTVKVGDTGRGIEPEDQKYIFEPFFTRKAGARGAGLGLSITKKIAEEHGGFVKVQSAPGAGSTFSLYLLAPES comes from the coding sequence ATGAAGAATTACCGGTTCAGGGTCGAGCAGAACTACGTCATTCAAAAGACCATCAGCTCCGTCTTGAAGGTCGCGCTCGAGCCGGTCCCGATAGAGGAACAGATTGAGCGCATTCTTGACCTGGTCCTCGGGGTGCCGGGCCTCTCACCGGAGCCCGTGGGCGCCATCTACCTGGTGGGAGAGGAGCCCGACGTGCTCGTTCTAAAGGCCTCCCGCACGCTGCCGGGTTCCCGGCACGTCTTCTGCGAGAAAGTTCCCTTCGGGAAATGCCTGTGCGGACGGGCGGCAGCCGCCCGGACGATGGTATTTGCGGACCATGTCGACAACCGCCACGAGATCCGCTGCCCGGAGGAATTCTCCCACGGGCATTACTGTCAGCCGGTGGTTTCGGGCGAGGAGGTGCTCGGCCTTATCAACCTGGTAGTGGAGGAAGGGCACCGGAGGACCAAGGAGGAAGAGGAGTTTCTTTCGGCGGTTGCCGACGCCCTGGCCGGCATCATCGGGCGGCACCGCTCGGAAACGGATAAACGGAGGATTCTGGAGCAGTGCGCCGAATCCGAAAAACTCGCGGCGCTCGGGAGACTGACCGCCAGTGTCGCACACGAGATCCGAAACCCCCTGACCGCCATCGGGGGATTCGCCAGAAGGCTTGACAAGAGATTCGAGGAAGGCACCGCGGAGAAGGAGTACACCGGGGTCATCATTTTCGAGGTTGCGAGGCTGGAGAACATCCTGCGCAACGTCCTCACTTTTTCGGGCGTCGCCAAGCCTCGCGTGAGAAAGTGCGACGTCCGTGACATAAGCGAGAGGGCCCTCAGGACTTTCGAGGAAATCTGCAGCGAACAGTCCATAACCATAAAGAGGTCCTACCAGGAGCTCCCGCAGATAGATGCGGACGGAGAACTCCTCCTGGAGGCCGTGGAAAACCTCATATCCAACGCGATAGACGCGATGCCCGGCGGCGGCACACTCACCGTCGCAGCGGGCATGAAAGCCGCCAAGGAGAGGTCCTATGTGACGGTGAAAGTGGGAGATACGGGCCGGGGGATAGAGCCGGAGGACCAGAAATATATTTTCGAGCCTTTCTTCACCCGGAAGGCCGGGGCGAGAGGGGCCGGGCTGGGGCTCTCCATTACAAAGAAGATAGCGGAGGAACACGGCGGGTTCGTCAAGGTGCAGAGCGCGCCGGGGGCGGGTTCCACTTTCAGTCTCTATCTCCTGGCGCCGGAATCCTGA
- a CDS encoding phosphoribosyltransferase, which produces MPPPPPKPVRCEVLTWRRVARDCKALAGKIRASGFSPDMVVAIGRGGLVPARVLCDYLHIKDLTTVKVEHWGITAAPGEKAVLRFPLCVDIKGRRVLVVDDITDTGDTLDVTLDYLGRFRPAQLRSATVLHKAVSRTVPDYYVRKLVKWRWVIFPWHFWEDATAFIRGLREAGFRDPGTIRLQLRSRYRLEVPEETVREILKEIGGG; this is translated from the coding sequence ATGCCGCCCCCGCCGCCCAAGCCGGTCCGCTGCGAGGTCCTCACCTGGAGGAGGGTGGCCCGGGACTGCAAGGCCCTGGCCGGCAAGATAAGGGCCTCGGGCTTCAGCCCGGACATGGTCGTGGCCATAGGGAGGGGAGGCCTCGTACCGGCACGGGTCCTCTGCGACTACCTGCACATAAAGGACCTCACGACGGTGAAGGTGGAGCACTGGGGGATAACGGCCGCGCCCGGCGAGAAGGCGGTTTTGAGGTTCCCCCTCTGCGTGGACATAAAGGGCAGGAGGGTGCTCGTCGTGGACGACATTACCGACACCGGCGACACCCTGGACGTGACCCTTGATTACCTGGGCCGGTTCCGCCCCGCCCAGCTCAGGTCCGCGACCGTCCTGCACAAGGCGGTCTCTAGGACGGTGCCGGACTATTATGTCCGCAAGCTCGTGAAGTGGCGGTGGGTGATATTCCCCTGGCACTTCTGGGAGGATGCCACCGCCTTCATCCGGGGACTGAGAGAGGCCGGCTTTAGGGACCCCGGGACCATCCGGCTGCAACTGCGGAGCCGCTACCGCCTGGAAGTCCCGGAGGAGACGGTCAGGGAGATACTGAAGGAAATCGGCGGCGGCTAA
- a CDS encoding YHS domain-containing protein — protein MAQFRDIEDMIEILNLAIARQEAEEEFFRRSAEASSNEVAKALFAEIAEDLSAYRRGLEARKEKLLHAKEDLGGRPAVSEAAGEGAGTARDPVCGMKVDAARAEHVSTYKGKTYSFCSADCKKAFDLAPEKYVKE, from the coding sequence GTGGCGCAATTCCGTGACATCGAGGACATGATTGAAATTCTCAACCTGGCAATCGCCAGGCAGGAGGCGGAGGAGGAGTTCTTCCGGCGCTCCGCCGAGGCCTCCTCCAACGAGGTGGCCAAGGCCCTGTTTGCCGAAATAGCCGAGGACCTCTCGGCCTACCGCCGGGGCCTGGAGGCGCGCAAAGAGAAGCTCCTCCATGCGAAAGAGGACCTCGGCGGGCGCCCCGCGGTATCGGAGGCTGCGGGGGAAGGCGCCGGAACGGCCCGGGACCCCGTGTGCGGCATGAAGGTGGACGCGGCCAGGGCGGAACACGTCTCAACGTACAAGGGCAAGACGTATTCCTTCTGCTCCGCCGACTGCAAGAAGGCCTTCGACCTCGCACCGGAAAAATACGTGAAAGAATAA
- a CDS encoding ATP-binding protein, whose translation MQRKRLPIIVIVVITAFITYLHYSEAPGIRELHRIYTELYYIPVLIAAIAFGSRGAILTFVLVCALYLPYIFFSRVETVLTLTDQLLHLVLFGIFSVLAGLLVDRERKSSRQAERAEYLAGLGQAATTIVHELKNPLITILGFAGRIEKGKGNARESARVISESARTMQKIVSDVLDFARPATLSLEENDVSEAVRRACDFCRAKAEKRAVGLSLDLPAEPLTAMADHYRLERVFTNLIDNAVDASAQGQTVSVSARMEKGNVLARIKDSGPGIDREALQKIFTPFYTTKSAGTGLGMAIAKKVVDEHGGNIRIQSEPGKGTEVTVELPRKEESP comes from the coding sequence ATGCAGAGAAAAAGACTCCCCATAATCGTCATTGTCGTCATTACGGCGTTTATTACCTATCTGCACTACTCCGAGGCCCCCGGCATCCGCGAGCTCCACAGGATATATACCGAGCTTTACTACATACCGGTCCTTATCGCGGCTATCGCATTCGGGTCGCGGGGTGCGATACTGACGTTCGTGCTGGTCTGCGCGCTTTACCTTCCGTATATTTTCTTCTCCCGGGTCGAGACGGTCCTCACCCTCACCGACCAGCTGCTGCATCTCGTGCTCTTCGGGATATTCTCGGTCCTCGCCGGCCTCCTGGTGGACCGGGAAAGGAAATCGAGCAGGCAGGCCGAGAGGGCCGAATACCTCGCCGGCCTGGGGCAGGCGGCCACGACCATCGTGCACGAGCTCAAGAACCCTCTGATTACCATTCTCGGCTTTGCCGGACGGATTGAAAAGGGCAAGGGGAACGCCCGGGAATCCGCACGGGTGATATCGGAATCGGCCCGGACGATGCAGAAGATAGTGAGCGACGTACTGGACTTTGCCAGGCCTGCCACGCTCTCGCTTGAGGAAAACGACGTTTCGGAAGCGGTGCGCCGGGCGTGCGATTTCTGCAGGGCCAAGGCCGAGAAACGCGCCGTGGGCCTCTCGCTTGACCTTCCCGCCGAGCCGTTAACCGCCATGGCGGACCACTACCGCCTCGAGCGCGTGTTCACAAACCTCATCGACAACGCCGTGGACGCATCGGCGCAGGGCCAGACCGTGTCGGTCTCGGCACGCATGGAAAAGGGCAACGTCCTGGCCAGAATAAAAGACAGCGGGCCGGGTATCGACAGGGAAGCCCTCCAAAAAATCTTCACGCCCTTCTATACGACAAAGAGCGCCGGGACGGGCCTGGGCATGGCGATAGCCAAGAAGGTCGTCGACGAGCACGGAGGAAACATCCGCATCCAGAGCGAGCCCGGGAAGGGAACGGAAGTGACGGTAGAGCTGCCCCGCAAGGAGGAGAGCCCCTGA
- a CDS encoding asparagine synthase-related protein has translation MRSEGDQTVEKWMFRKAFEDMLPCSVVWRVKQEFSQSSGSAQVLPQYFEEKMSDAEFEQWKAEHPVIRSKEEQYYFRVFTEHSGSDHAVRTEGQWAASERRPEPLFQKRRVNERGKARENGKSVLIWGERWPRQSSTARRYGNTTSVTSSPQKDTGTSCACSRRSWVTTLFSRWWSRPMPPTKRCESRDPMDTPLSPPLVRAARLMAGAGKLAGELVQTGEFEKAASIGGGVQHASREQERGFGVFSDTGICARNLIRNHGVERVMIIDTDAHASEGLYQIFSRDPQVLLLSLHQDTGTLYPGPAWGRVEQTGEAEGEGYSINVPLPPHTGDEAYGMALEEVFTPVAEEYGPEVILMVDGSDTHYSDGITQMGLTLKGLRDIAGRVRKTAHRVCGGKVVSFVGSGYDREGLLLPRGWLASICGLTGVELELEEPYPAPPGLGRGRSLEETRKVIETVKKHLAPYWGCFSQAA, from the coding sequence ATGAGGAGCGAGGGGGACCAGACGGTGGAGAAGTGGATGTTCCGGAAGGCCTTCGAGGACATGCTTCCCTGCTCCGTGGTCTGGAGGGTGAAGCAGGAGTTCTCCCAGAGCTCGGGCTCCGCCCAGGTGCTCCCGCAGTATTTCGAGGAGAAGATGAGCGACGCGGAGTTCGAGCAGTGGAAGGCGGAGCACCCGGTAATCAGGAGCAAGGAGGAGCAGTACTATTTCCGTGTCTTCACCGAGCACTCCGGCTCCGACCATGCGGTGCGCACCGAGGGGCAGTGGGCTGCCTCTGAGAGAAGACCGGAGCCGCTGTTTCAAAAAAGAAGGGTTAACGAACGGGGCAAAGCGCGGGAAAATGGGAAGAGCGTTCTCATTTGGGGTGAGCGATGGCCACGGCAATCCTCTACAGCGAGAAGATACGGGAATACGACCTCGGTCACGTCCTCACCGCAGAAAGATACCGGAACTTCATGCGCCTGTTCGAGGAGAAGCTGGGTGACAACCCTCTTTTCCAGGTGGTGGAGCCGCCCTATGCCACCGACGAAGAGGTGCGAAAGCCGGGACCCCATGGACACCCCCCTTTCCCCTCCTCTGGTAAGGGCGGCCAGGCTCATGGCCGGTGCGGGAAAGCTGGCTGGGGAGCTGGTGCAGACCGGGGAGTTCGAGAAGGCGGCCTCCATCGGCGGGGGCGTGCAGCACGCCTCCCGGGAGCAGGAGCGGGGGTTCGGGGTTTTCAGTGACACCGGCATCTGTGCCAGGAACCTGATACGAAACCATGGGGTGGAGCGGGTGATGATCATCGACACCGATGCCCACGCCAGCGAAGGCCTGTACCAGATTTTCTCGAGGGACCCCCAGGTCCTCCTGCTTTCCCTCCACCAGGACACCGGCACCCTATACCCAGGACCCGCCTGGGGCAGGGTGGAGCAGACCGGGGAGGCCGAAGGGGAGGGATACTCCATCAACGTTCCCCTCCCGCCCCATACGGGCGACGAGGCCTACGGCATGGCCCTGGAGGAGGTCTTCACCCCGGTGGCCGAGGAGTACGGGCCCGAGGTCATCCTCATGGTGGACGGGAGCGACACGCATTATAGCGATGGCATAACGCAGATGGGGCTTACCCTCAAAGGGCTCCGGGACATCGCAGGCCGGGTGCGGAAGACCGCGCACAGGGTGTGCGGGGGCAAGGTGGTGAGCTTTGTGGGCTCGGGCTACGACCGTGAGGGCCTGCTCCTGCCCCGGGGGTGGCTGGCATCCATCTGCGGGCTCACCGGCGTAGAGCTGGAGCTTGAGGAGCCCTATCCCGCCCCGCCAGGGCTCGGCAGGGGGCGCAGCCTGGAGGAAACCAGGAAGGTCATAGAGACGGTCAAGAAGCACCTGGCCCCCTACTGGGGGTGCTTCTCCCAGGCGGCATAG